The segment CGCAGCTGGTACCAGGCACTTCGGCCTTCAAGACCACCAATACCGAAGTCCATCACGGTCGAGAACACTTCGGTCGTACCGCCCAGTCCCACATATTGAGTGTCACCCACGAACTTGGGAGAGGTCGGCTCACCGCCTACCTTGATTGACAGCACCACCTGATCATTGATGTTGTCACTGGCATCCACCTTGCCGTCGCCGTTGTAATCGAAGACCTGCTGAACGTTGTTGGTACTGCGTGACGGCTGTAGGCCATTACGCAAGCTCAGCGCATTCAGCCAACCACTGGCACCGCCCGTACAGGGGCCATTGGTGCCGGGAATGGTACTGTTGAAAACAATCAAATCACCTCGTACGGCCGGGATGGTCACGACACGTTCACCTGAGTCAGGCAGATCCACATACCACCCGTACTGACGCCCTTCGCCCCTCTGATTGGCATAATCGACGCTGATACCGGTCACGGTACGTGCATCATCGACGCCATTGATCGACGTAAAACTCTGCTTTTCCAACTCACCATGATGGCGACGCGTCGAGGAGCCCGTATGTAGCACGCTATAAAATGACTGCACGGAATCGTCAACCGCATCCTGGAGGGTGATCAGCTGCCCCGTCCCCCAATAGACATTCAGGTTGGGCGTATCGACCGTACTGTTATAGACACCGCTACGGGCCAGAGCGACTCGTGAGGTGATCGGCTGACGAGAGGCAGCAGGACAGCTTGCTGAGGTACTGGTCAGCGCGACGGCGCAGGACTGGAAGAGGCGAGAAATCTCACCACTGCCGATATCTGCCAATGAGAACTGGCGCATGTCGAAGGTCCAGACATTGCCGTGCAGGTCGCCAGCGTAAATCCAGTCTGTAATGCCATCGGCATCAATATCGGCAAGTTCCGGGCTCGACATGCCGTTGCAGTCGCTATTTGAGGCGGTACATTCTCCCCCCGCATTGGAGCCCTGCTGAGTATCCAGTACGGCATAGTTGCTGGAATCCGCCAGATCCACGATGAACAACTTGGCACGCCCATCGCTGTCTGCGTTGTAACCGTTGCCGAAGATGGCGTACCAGCCGCCATCATCCAGGCGTGCGACCTGTATGTCGCTGAAGGTATAGCCAAGATCCTCATGCATGAATTCCCACTGCACGATATCCGAAGGGGCAGTGCCATCTGCATCGCCCAATGAATCGAAGCTTTCCGGATCCGTGATATCCAGCATGTAGACCGCTTTGCCGCCCGCCCCCAATCCCCCCAGCAGCATGGAGTGCCAGCTGGCAGCATCTTCATCTGCCAACTGGATATGGACATCGCGTGCAATGGGGGTGGAGTCGACATAGTACTGGTGGACGTAGTTTTCATTCGCTAGCTGACGAATGCCACGCCCGCTATCGATACTGAAGGTGGCATACGGCATATAGGCAAACTTCTCTTCCCCTGACGCCATGTCAATCGCATGCAGCATGCCGTCATTGGCGCCCACGTAGACCATGGAGGGCCGGTCTTCGTACAAGGACTTGAAGGCACGATAGGACGACACTTCCATGTCATTGCTATAACTGGCCGACGGCGGCCCGACGATCGCGGGCGTCGCGTTCACGATATCGCCCAGGTAATTCCCCTCGCGCTCTCGGAACAAGGTGCCTTCATATTCATCCTCACCCTTGATGTACCCGATCAGATTCTCGAGCTCTGACGTTTTGACGCCTGTCGCGACACCATTGAGCTTGAGAAAGGTACCTGTAGTATCGAGAATCTGCCCCGTCAGCTGTGTCACCGTATCTCCGACAAGACCCAGCACACCACTGGCCGTGCCATTGAGTCCGATGGCACTGGCCAAGCCATTGCCAATATTCAGACCCAGCCCCAAGCCATTGGCAACCCCCGTAGTTACCCCATTGGCTGCCTCGCGTACGGAAATCAACAGGCTGTCTGACAGCAGGGACTCATCGATGAAGCCCAGCAGATCAAGGATCTGCTCAGCCTCG is part of the Cobetia sp. L2A1 genome and harbors:
- a CDS encoding pilus assembly protein — protein: MRYLLSGALCLFALPCLAAPGEIARAPVTEATGVQPNILFILDDSGSMEWQDTLNNGVEVWGYQPASSVLGSSGVYSINAIGTVSHQSQTTVAQAIGSCNGFNVLAYNPELTYSPWAGKDRLGITYTNATLSSARSNPYDPTTTVNLLGVYYMSWSDDDGDGEYDFEECGLYRSGGGTFVNTERRVYVNQLSAAQQINFSNWFTYYRDRMSVAKSAMAGVINTNESRVGLRTIQGRNNRNVADMTDSGERDDLMEELFTAYPSGGTPLRTALKSAGEYYSSTGSNAPILSAGEGGMCQQNYAIMMTDGYWNGNSPSVGNIDGGSGDYISASHRDNYANTLGDVAMKYYREDLRSDLINSVPIIPGVDENPSQHMVTYTVGFGVDGTLSSNPASLDSNFDWPQPTSNTSTTIDDLRHAAWNGRGEYLSAANPQALIDALNNIAQSIAGRSASTGSLDISSSGQSTDTYLIQTTYDPADWSGDIVARKIENDGSLSTVSEWSVADWLSDDADRSSTRKVLTYNPGIAEVDEKAFFFDIEQAGSLEAEQILDLLGFIDESLLSDSLLISVREAANGVTTGVANGLGLGLNIGNGLASAIGLNGTASGVLGLVGDTVTQLTGQILDTTGTFLKLNGVATGVKTSELENLIGYIKGEDEYEGTLFREREGNYLGDIVNATPAIVGPPSASYSNDMEVSSYRAFKSLYEDRPSMVYVGANDGMLHAIDMASGEEKFAYMPYATFSIDSGRGIRQLANENYVHQYYVDSTPIARDVHIQLADEDAASWHSMLLGGLGAGGKAVYMLDITDPESFDSLGDADGTAPSDIVQWEFMHEDLGYTFSDIQVARLDDGGWYAIFGNGYNADSDGRAKLFIVDLADSSNYAVLDTQQGSNAGGECTASNSDCNGMSSPELADIDADGITDWIYAGDLHGNVWTFDMRQFSLADIGSGEISRLFQSCAVALTSTSASCPAASRQPITSRVALARSGVYNSTVDTPNLNVYWGTGQLITLQDAVDDSVQSFYSVLHTGSSTRRHHGELEKQSFTSINGVDDARTVTGISVDYANQRGEGRQYGWYVDLPDSGERVVTIPAVRGDLIVFNSTIPGTNGPCTGGASGWLNALSLRNGLQPSRSTNNVQQVFDYNGDGKVDASDNINDQVVLSIKVGGEPTSPKFVGDTQYVGLGGTTEVFSTVMDFGIGGLEGRSAWYQLR